One segment of Ignavibacteria bacterium DNA contains the following:
- the rpsO gene encoding 30S ribosomal protein S15, which translates to MISKERKAEIVQAHGGTDSNTGKPEVQIALLTEHIKALSGHCETHRKDHHSRRGLIMLVAKRKNLLGYLQKNNIQRYREILAALGLRK; encoded by the coding sequence ATGATCTCCAAAGAACGCAAGGCCGAGATCGTGCAAGCGCACGGCGGCACAGACAGCAATACCGGTAAGCCGGAAGTGCAGATCGCACTTTTGACGGAACACATCAAGGCTCTCTCCGGTCACTGCGAAACTCATCGCAAGGATCACCACTCACGTCGTGGCCTTATCATGCTCGTGGCCAAGCGGAAGAACTTGCTGGGGTATCTTCAAAAGAACAACATTCAGCGCTACCGCGAGATTCTCGCAGCACTCGGACTTCGCAAGTAA
- a CDS encoding S9 family peptidase — protein MSTSLIIAILIGATVLTNAQISYPQTRRVGVADTIHGTIVTDPYRWLENDRDPEVEAWVAEQAKTTESYLLKIPYRYRVLDRLHTLTNFVRYSAPWHRAGITFYYKNTGAQNHNVLYMKRDGSSEAEVLLDPNTFSEDGTVGLAFASESLDGKYLAFGKTEGGSDWNDIYIIDLSTKQILPEVIKWTKNSGVSWYEGGFYYSRYQASDGKEKSLTKKNSYQSVMYHKLGTAQDSDQLIFSDPDHPEQFVGCYVLERSEYLIRYVRQGASDGNEIFVRPLREPSAPWKKIFASTTTSFYPSHDEKGTLYGTSTDGAPNGKVVRIADPLGAASFETVIAERENVLDAVSYASGRMFLTWMIHVHHEVEIADMKGKVIGKIELPGLGTVSGFGGELEDTTLYYTFTAHTYPTTIFEYTVATGASRVWQKVEAKFDPEQFAAEQVFVTSKDGTRIPMFILSLKGLPKTGTAPTILYGYGGFNVSLYPSFNANLIPWLEQGGVVAIANLRGGGEYGEAWHKAGMRTQKQNVFDDAIACAEWLISHTITQPGLLAINGGSNGGLLVGAVVNQRPDLFRVAVPEVGVMDMLRFQLFTIGWNWQADYGEITNSDEFKAMYAYSPYHQLRENVNYPSTMIMTADHDDRVVPAHSFKYAAMLQHVYKGDRPMLLRVQIKSGHGAVNRDKQLEGVADKYSFMWYEMGVTPSY, from the coding sequence ATGTCAACGAGCCTGATCATCGCAATCCTCATTGGAGCAACGGTCTTGACCAACGCACAGATATCGTATCCACAGACGCGTAGAGTTGGTGTAGCAGATACCATCCACGGAACCATCGTCACAGATCCCTATCGCTGGCTCGAGAACGACCGCGACCCCGAGGTCGAAGCATGGGTAGCCGAACAGGCAAAGACTACCGAGTCGTACCTGTTGAAGATCCCGTATCGCTACCGTGTGCTGGACCGGCTCCATACACTAACGAACTTCGTGCGCTACTCAGCCCCTTGGCATCGTGCAGGGATAACGTTCTACTACAAGAACACCGGTGCGCAGAATCATAACGTTCTGTATATGAAGCGAGATGGGTCTTCCGAGGCAGAGGTGCTCCTCGATCCCAACACCTTCAGCGAAGATGGAACGGTGGGGTTGGCCTTTGCATCGGAGAGTTTGGATGGGAAGTATCTCGCCTTTGGAAAGACCGAAGGTGGTTCCGATTGGAATGATATCTACATCATCGATCTGTCTACCAAACAGATCCTCCCGGAAGTTATCAAGTGGACGAAGAACAGTGGCGTGAGTTGGTATGAAGGGGGCTTCTACTACTCGCGATATCAGGCAAGTGATGGAAAGGAGAAGTCGCTCACAAAGAAGAACTCCTATCAATCGGTGATGTACCACAAGCTTGGAACCGCACAGGATAGTGATCAACTCATCTTCAGTGATCCGGATCATCCTGAGCAGTTCGTAGGCTGCTACGTTCTGGAGCGCTCAGAGTATCTCATCCGCTACGTTCGGCAAGGAGCCTCGGATGGAAATGAGATCTTCGTTCGGCCATTGCGGGAACCATCAGCCCCTTGGAAGAAGATCTTTGCATCTACCACTACATCGTTCTATCCGTCGCATGACGAGAAGGGGACGTTGTATGGCACATCAACAGACGGTGCACCGAACGGAAAGGTTGTTCGCATCGCAGATCCATTGGGTGCTGCTTCGTTTGAGACGGTTATTGCTGAACGCGAGAATGTACTCGATGCTGTGTCCTATGCCTCAGGACGGATGTTCCTCACGTGGATGATCCATGTACATCACGAGGTTGAGATCGCTGACATGAAGGGCAAGGTCATTGGCAAGATCGAACTGCCGGGCCTTGGAACGGTGTCAGGTTTTGGTGGTGAACTTGAGGATACAACCTTGTACTACACGTTCACAGCGCACACCTATCCAACAACGATCTTTGAGTACACCGTAGCCACAGGAGCAAGCCGAGTGTGGCAGAAGGTAGAGGCGAAGTTCGATCCCGAGCAATTTGCTGCGGAGCAAGTGTTCGTTACGAGCAAGGATGGAACGCGCATCCCAATGTTTATTCTGTCATTGAAGGGGCTCCCAAAAACCGGCACCGCTCCAACCATCCTCTACGGATACGGCGGGTTCAACGTGTCGCTCTACCCAAGCTTTAATGCCAATCTCATTCCGTGGCTTGAACAAGGCGGTGTTGTGGCCATCGCGAACCTGCGCGGTGGTGGTGAGTACGGAGAGGCATGGCATAAGGCCGGAATGCGGACGCAAAAGCAGAATGTGTTTGATGATGCCATTGCCTGTGCGGAGTGGTTGATCTCACACACGATCACACAACCCGGACTTCTCGCGATCAATGGCGGCTCGAACGGCGGATTGCTCGTTGGAGCCGTTGTGAACCAACGTCCGGATCTATTCAGGGTTGCTGTTCCCGAAGTTGGAGTGATGGACATGTTGCGATTCCAACTCTTTACAATTGGTTGGAACTGGCAGGCAGACTACGGAGAGATCACCAATAGTGATGAGTTCAAGGCGATGTATGCATATTCGCCCTATCATCAGCTACGCGAAAACGTCAACTATCCGTCAACGATGATCATGACCGCAGATCATGACGACAGAGTTGTCCCTGCACATAGCTTCAAGTATGCCGCCATGCTGCAGCATGTCTACAAGGGCGATCGACCAATGTTGCTGCGCGTGCAGATCAAGTCAGGTCACGGTGCCGTGAATCGAGATAAGCAACTCGAAGGAGTAGCCGATAAGTACTCGTTCATGTGGTATGAAATGGGAGTTACTCCTAGTTACTAG
- a CDS encoding polyribonucleotide nucleotidyltransferase, with product MHTVKKTINGKELSLETGRFAKLSAGSVMVRYGDTMVLVAANSAAEPKPDLDFLPLTCEYREKQASSGKIPGGFFRREARPSNKEILASRLMDRPLRPLFPKDWRSEIQVIGTVYSYDLENEPDMLAVIGASAALVTSDIPFSGPVSEVRVCRVDGEFVVLPTWSQIEASDLEIIVAGSDTSIVMVEGASKEISEADFVAAMEFAHTMIREINALQRELAALVNPTKREVASTAPPEEIVSAIDVAIADRIRKQIRISSSKEERNAFRSEVKKLATDAAAAVVAADAEKFAAIKVDKVVSSIVKKIEAREMREMILTDGVRLDGRKTNEIRPITVETGVLPRPHGSALFTRGETQSLTTVTLGTKKSAQLIDGLRPTYELRYMLHYNFPPFSTGETGRFGFTSRRETGHGDLAERALEPFIPNEAEFPYTIRVVSDVLESNGSSSMATVCAGSLALYHAGVPMTNAVSGIAMGLILEGDRFAVLSDILGDEDFLGDMDFKVTGTMNGITACQMDIKVEGLSVEIMRQALAQARDGRLHILGIMNAHMSKPNDDLSQYAPKLTTIMIPVEMIGAVIGPGGEMIRSICKDTNTEINIEDDGSITIAAIDQASCDAAISKIREITRPIEIDTVFTGKVKEIREGLGAFIEIRPKKEGLLHISQLDHRRVENVGDILKVGELVQVKVIEVQPDGKVRLSRKALIPLPEGMEAQEERPRSPRPPYGGGGGDRGGRGGGDRGGDRGGRGGGDRGGDRYGRGGGDRGGDRGPRGPRDERPRDDRPREDRPHDDRPRDERPRDERPRDERPRDERPRDEQPREKPSGDGDFYVG from the coding sequence ATGCATACGGTCAAAAAGACCATCAATGGCAAAGAACTCTCGTTAGAAACGGGACGCTTTGCCAAGCTCTCCGCGGGGTCCGTCATGGTCCGCTACGGAGACACTATGGTTCTGGTAGCAGCGAACTCCGCTGCTGAACCAAAGCCAGATCTCGACTTCCTCCCACTCACGTGTGAGTACCGCGAGAAACAAGCTTCATCGGGCAAGATCCCGGGCGGATTCTTCCGTCGAGAAGCACGTCCATCGAACAAGGAGATCCTCGCATCTCGTTTGATGGATCGCCCCCTTCGCCCACTCTTCCCAAAAGACTGGCGTAGCGAGATCCAAGTGATCGGTACGGTCTATTCGTACGATCTGGAGAATGAGCCGGACATGCTCGCTGTGATCGGTGCCTCTGCGGCACTTGTAACGAGTGACATCCCGTTCTCGGGTCCGGTCTCTGAAGTACGCGTTTGCCGTGTAGACGGTGAATTCGTTGTCCTCCCTACGTGGTCGCAGATCGAAGCATCTGACCTTGAGATCATCGTTGCGGGTTCCGACACATCCATCGTGATGGTAGAAGGGGCTAGCAAGGAGATCTCCGAGGCCGACTTCGTAGCGGCTATGGAATTCGCACACACGATGATCCGCGAGATCAATGCACTGCAGCGCGAATTGGCAGCACTGGTGAATCCAACCAAGCGCGAAGTAGCTTCAACTGCTCCGCCGGAAGAGATCGTCAGCGCAATCGATGTCGCTATCGCAGATCGCATCCGCAAGCAGATCCGTATCAGCTCTTCGAAGGAAGAACGCAACGCATTCCGCTCTGAAGTGAAGAAGCTCGCAACGGACGCAGCAGCGGCTGTTGTTGCAGCGGACGCAGAGAAATTTGCTGCGATCAAGGTTGATAAGGTTGTGAGCAGCATCGTCAAGAAGATCGAAGCGCGCGAGATGCGCGAAATGATCCTCACAGACGGTGTGCGTCTTGATGGTCGTAAGACCAATGAGATCCGCCCTATCACTGTTGAGACCGGAGTACTGCCACGTCCGCACGGCTCGGCACTCTTCACACGCGGTGAGACGCAGTCTCTCACAACCGTAACTCTCGGAACAAAGAAGAGCGCACAGCTTATTGATGGACTTCGTCCAACGTATGAACTGCGCTACATGCTCCACTATAACTTCCCGCCGTTCTCAACAGGTGAAACGGGTCGTTTTGGATTCACGAGCCGACGCGAAACAGGTCATGGAGACCTTGCAGAGCGCGCACTCGAACCATTCATTCCGAACGAAGCAGAATTCCCGTATACCATTCGTGTTGTGTCGGACGTTCTTGAGTCGAACGGTTCCTCGTCGATGGCAACGGTCTGCGCCGGTTCGCTAGCGCTGTATCATGCCGGTGTGCCAATGACCAATGCGGTCTCCGGTATCGCCATGGGTCTGATCCTTGAAGGTGATCGTTTCGCAGTTCTGAGTGACATCCTCGGAGACGAGGACTTCCTTGGCGATATGGACTTCAAGGTTACGGGCACGATGAACGGCATCACTGCATGCCAAATGGACATCAAGGTCGAAGGTCTGTCGGTAGAGATCATGCGTCAGGCACTTGCCCAAGCGCGTGACGGACGTCTGCACATCCTCGGCATCATGAATGCTCACATGAGCAAGCCAAACGACGATCTGTCGCAGTATGCTCCGAAGCTCACTACGATCATGATCCCAGTAGAGATGATCGGTGCAGTTATCGGACCAGGCGGCGAGATGATCCGCAGCATCTGCAAGGACACGAATACTGAGATCAACATCGAAGACGATGGCTCGATCACGATCGCTGCCATCGATCAGGCAAGTTGTGATGCAGCGATCTCCAAGATCCGCGAGATCACACGTCCGATCGAGATCGACACGGTCTTCACCGGCAAGGTGAAGGAGATCCGCGAAGGTCTTGGTGCATTCATCGAGATCCGTCCGAAGAAGGAAGGCCTCCTGCACATTTCTCAGCTCGACCACCGTCGTGTTGAAAATGTTGGAGACATCCTCAAGGTTGGCGAACTCGTGCAAGTGAAGGTCATCGAAGTGCAGCCCGACGGCAAGGTCCGTCTGTCCCGCAAGGCGCTGATCCCACTGCCGGAAGGCATGGAAGCACAAGAAGAGCGTCCTCGTTCACCACGTCCGCCATACGGCGGTGGTGGCGGTGACCGTGGCGGACGTGGCGGCGGCGACCGTGGTGGCGACCGTGGCGGACGCGGTGGCGGTGACCGTGGCGGCGATCGCTACGGACGCGGTGGTGGTGATCGTGGTGGAGACCGCGGACCACGTGGTCCGCGCGACGAGCGCCCACGTGATGACCGTCCTCGTGAAGACCGTCCGCATGATGATCGTCCACGTGACGAACGTCCTCGTGACGAACGTCCACGTGACGAACGTCCACGTGATGAACGTCCACGCGACGAACAGCCGAGGGAGAAGCCGTCCGGAGATGGTGACTTCTACGTAGGGTAA
- a CDS encoding DUF3817 domain-containing protein has translation MFKLIAYAEVTSYLLLLFVAVPLKYFADQQLGVKILGPIHGVLFVAYCFMVIRRSNAEDWSWKQTFWGLFAGILPLGPIRIATKG, from the coding sequence ATGTTCAAACTCATCGCCTACGCCGAAGTAACCTCCTACCTTCTCCTGCTCTTTGTTGCCGTGCCGCTGAAGTACTTCGCCGATCAACAACTTGGCGTGAAGATCCTCGGACCTATTCACGGCGTTCTCTTCGTTGCCTATTGTTTCATGGTCATTCGTCGGTCGAACGCGGAAGATTGGTCGTGGAAACAGACGTTTTGGGGACTGTTCGCAGGGATCCTTCCTCTTGGTCCGATCCGCATTGCCACAAAAGGTTAG
- the recO gene encoding DNA repair protein RecO, giving the protein MIVSSEAIVLHSRRFGDSSRIVTLYSAELGKVTVVAKGARTMKSSFGAALEPLSHVRCTIYHGRNKELHTLSAAETVRARKRVGGSLDLLRAGLLMCDALVRTQTQEQPDKRVFDLIADALERLETAEENDAYSVSLFMRLALAEIMGFGLPGSPSPVSGVVRVGVTDGVARIDGEDGLRLAHSVYAHVLAALAGELREIPEHDQLELEGFLSLYFSHHLDKRIPSNAFNAMR; this is encoded by the coding sequence ATGATCGTCTCTTCCGAAGCCATTGTCCTGCATTCGCGCCGTTTTGGGGATTCTTCGCGGATCGTGACGTTGTATTCTGCCGAATTGGGGAAGGTAACGGTGGTTGCCAAGGGCGCTCGGACAATGAAATCATCGTTTGGGGCGGCCTTGGAGCCCCTTTCCCATGTTCGATGCACGATCTATCACGGACGGAACAAGGAGCTCCATACGCTTTCGGCAGCAGAGACGGTTAGGGCCAGAAAGCGGGTAGGGGGCTCTCTTGACCTTCTTCGTGCCGGCCTATTGATGTGCGACGCGTTGGTGCGCACCCAGACGCAGGAACAGCCCGATAAACGGGTCTTTGACCTTATTGCGGATGCGTTGGAACGTCTGGAAACGGCCGAAGAAAACGATGCCTACAGCGTGAGTCTCTTCATGCGTCTCGCGCTGGCGGAGATCATGGGCTTTGGACTGCCGGGCTCGCCATCACCCGTAAGTGGGGTGGTGCGTGTTGGGGTCACCGATGGCGTTGCTCGGATCGATGGAGAAGACGGACTCCGCCTGGCCCATTCTGTGTATGCCCACGTTCTTGCGGCTCTCGCTGGTGAACTCCGAGAGATACCGGAACATGATCAGTTGGAACTCGAGGGTTTCCTCTCACTTTATTTTTCGCATCATCTGGATAAGCGCATTCCTTCGAACGCTTTCAATGCCATGCGATGA
- a CDS encoding bifunctional riboflavin kinase/FAD synthetase, translated as MKVVRFGVDGIPYNAKTAITVGTFDGVHCGHQGIFSRMRAVAAENNERTVVVTFDPHPQIVLAKQDREPLRLLTSIDERCELMEKAGIDLVVVIEFSKEFAAMSAEQFIRSVIVETIGVQHFFIGHDHSFGKDRGGNEELLQQLGHELNFMVEGIPPLVCNDIVVSSTKVRAAVKTGNVEEAHSMLGRPYAVHGVVVKGDGRGRSLGIPTANVQPLDNAKLLPAIGIYVVSSVIEGRTCIGMASIGVRPMFTTDTVPTLEVNYLDIDMDLYGRTLNVEFHTRLRNEENYSTVDELLAQLEIDRTQTRMYQQHIIERSNS; from the coding sequence ATGAAGGTGGTGCGATTCGGTGTGGATGGTATCCCGTACAACGCCAAGACGGCGATCACCGTTGGTACGTTCGACGGTGTGCACTGTGGACACCAAGGCATCTTCTCTCGCATGAGAGCCGTTGCCGCGGAGAACAACGAACGCACGGTTGTTGTCACATTCGATCCGCACCCGCAGATCGTCTTGGCAAAGCAAGATCGAGAACCACTTCGTCTGCTCACATCGATCGATGAACGCTGCGAGCTTATGGAGAAGGCAGGGATCGATCTCGTCGTAGTGATCGAGTTCTCAAAAGAATTCGCCGCAATGTCTGCAGAACAGTTCATCCGATCGGTCATCGTTGAAACGATCGGTGTACAACACTTCTTCATTGGTCACGACCATTCCTTTGGCAAGGATCGTGGCGGTAATGAAGAGCTGTTGCAACAGCTTGGACACGAATTGAATTTTATGGTGGAAGGCATCCCGCCGCTGGTGTGCAACGATATCGTTGTCAGCAGCACAAAGGTTCGCGCCGCCGTAAAAACAGGCAACGTAGAAGAAGCACACTCAATGCTTGGCAGACCATATGCCGTGCATGGGGTTGTGGTGAAAGGTGATGGCAGGGGGCGATCCCTTGGTATCCCAACCGCAAATGTGCAACCATTGGACAACGCAAAACTGCTGCCCGCCATTGGTATCTACGTTGTGTCGTCCGTGATCGAAGGTCGCACCTGCATTGGCATGGCCAGTATTGGTGTACGGCCAATGTTCACAACGGACACTGTGCCGACGCTTGAGGTGAACTACCTCGACATCGACATGGACCTGTATGGAAGAACGCTCAATGTGGAGTTTCATACGAGACTGCGCAACGAGGAGAACTATTCAACCGTGGACGAGCTTCTTGCTCAACTTGAAATTGACAGAACACAAACACGCATGTATCAACAACACATCATTGAACGGAGTAACTCATGA
- a CDS encoding T9SS type A sorting domain-containing protein → MRFFTTTFALCFILATVGGLAQTWTPVSSPIYGGQLDEIVVDDEGTLFGNIGLFVVKSTDKGLTWTSISPKKPLGLEDMNVDARLAFLRGPFNVKVAALYPTTGDFTEIYTTFDGGNTWSTSQVPVQFQGAELFVAGLSNGKGLAFARSTNSTVVLSTNDGGQSWAFEAGFDEMPSSIHESPVGITYVVDNGLLIRRRDAEGAWSTIPLPEGGTPIQNICTAGSRLYLVSLDSVYSTTNEGSTWVSTTFDSPVATFYPRQIVGFPDGGAVLFSQFENNLTAVYRLKNDSLVWSTRHDSLPTGVRRPISFGENNIIFPDDAGPLFSDTWGSEWTMRTQGILLLPIWRFAIQGTSIIAVSFDGSIYRGQVGGSSWDIIPDRPLASGDFPLRDIVDVAPSTYLINSNRGMFRSENDGNSWGIVAGTENDVYQLNLCKRRNGNIAVTTRNAVKLSTDLGLTWAPIVTVDDTIRLSGIAETADGTLYVASEQGLYRVDGPTLTSVHQLNVPVGFAVAAASNAQVFGVVGGSENEGRLEFAVTLDGGSTWTSRTFDIPNGLEPPILDAVLTNTGHLFVSYPLGLIHMTPMGTITSEPMTLQSFSVGLELDAEENLLRSGISIIEKNEQPVSVQEQTTVISTSVYPTPGRDVVRIAGISTTLPISIRIVNALGVSVAEQISTADNGVVALDVRSLPSGTYTAIIGTSGQSASLVISN, encoded by the coding sequence ATGCGTTTCTTCACCACAACATTCGCATTGTGTTTCATCCTTGCCACCGTAGGTGGACTCGCCCAAACATGGACGCCCGTTAGCTCGCCGATCTATGGCGGACAGCTCGATGAAATCGTCGTTGATGACGAAGGCACACTCTTCGGCAACATTGGACTCTTTGTGGTGAAATCCACAGACAAAGGCCTAACCTGGACGTCGATCTCGCCCAAGAAGCCCCTTGGCCTAGAAGACATGAACGTTGATGCACGTTTGGCCTTTCTACGCGGACCATTCAATGTGAAGGTGGCTGCGCTCTATCCAACAACTGGTGACTTCACAGAGATCTACACAACCTTTGATGGTGGGAATACGTGGTCCACATCTCAGGTTCCGGTACAGTTCCAAGGAGCCGAGTTGTTCGTTGCCGGACTGAGCAATGGGAAGGGGCTTGCCTTTGCCAGATCCACGAACAGTACGGTTGTGCTCTCAACAAACGATGGTGGGCAATCGTGGGCTTTTGAAGCTGGGTTCGACGAAATGCCGTCGAGCATCCATGAGTCTCCGGTGGGAATAACATATGTGGTCGACAACGGTCTCTTGATCCGCCGAAGGGATGCTGAGGGCGCGTGGTCTACCATTCCTCTTCCTGAAGGGGGCACACCTATCCAGAACATCTGCACAGCAGGAAGCAGACTCTATCTGGTCTCGTTGGACTCCGTGTATTCCACAACGAACGAAGGTTCAACGTGGGTCTCCACAACCTTCGATTCTCCCGTTGCAACGTTCTACCCTCGACAGATCGTTGGGTTTCCTGATGGAGGAGCCGTTCTCTTTTCGCAATTCGAGAACAATCTCACTGCTGTGTATCGATTGAAGAACGATTCGCTCGTATGGTCAACACGTCACGACTCTCTTCCAACAGGAGTTCGCAGGCCGATCAGCTTTGGCGAGAACAACATCATCTTCCCCGATGATGCAGGACCGCTCTTCTCCGACACCTGGGGATCTGAGTGGACCATGCGCACTCAAGGAATTCTTCTATTACCCATCTGGAGATTTGCCATTCAGGGCACATCGATCATTGCTGTGTCGTTTGATGGAAGCATTTATCGCGGACAAGTGGGCGGTTCATCATGGGATATCATACCGGACCGACCGCTAGCATCGGGTGATTTTCCACTTCGTGATATTGTTGATGTAGCCCCCTCCACATACCTGATCAACTCGAATCGTGGCATGTTCCGTTCTGAGAATGATGGGAATTCATGGGGTATCGTAGCGGGTACAGAGAACGACGTGTATCAGCTGAATCTGTGCAAGAGGCGGAATGGCAATATTGCTGTTACAACGCGCAATGCGGTTAAGCTGTCAACCGATCTTGGTTTGACGTGGGCACCAATCGTCACGGTAGACGATACAATCCGACTCAGCGGGATTGCTGAAACAGCAGATGGCACGTTGTACGTTGCTTCTGAACAGGGCCTCTATCGCGTCGACGGTCCTACTCTAACATCGGTTCACCAGCTCAATGTACCTGTTGGATTCGCTGTTGCCGCTGCCTCTAATGCGCAGGTCTTTGGAGTGGTTGGCGGAAGCGAGAATGAAGGTCGACTTGAATTTGCTGTCACACTAGATGGTGGAAGCACGTGGACATCGCGTACGTTCGACATACCGAATGGTCTTGAACCACCGATTCTTGATGCAGTGTTAACGAACACCGGCCATCTCTTTGTATCCTACCCCCTCGGCCTTATTCACATGACGCCAATGGGAACGATCACTTCGGAGCCAATGACACTGCAGTCATTTTCTGTTGGTCTTGAACTTGACGCAGAAGAAAATCTCCTACGAAGTGGCATCAGCATCATTGAGAAGAATGAACAGCCCGTTAGTGTTCAGGAACAAACAACGGTCATTTCAACATCGGTCTATCCTACGCCTGGTAGAGATGTTGTCCGCATCGCCGGGATCTCCACAACGCTACCAATATCGATCCGGATCGTCAACGCTCTTGGAGTTTCTGTTGCTGAACAGATCTCAACTGCAGACAACGGTGTTGTGGCATTGGACGTTCGTTCTCTTCCGTCAGGCACATATACCGCTATCATCGGCACATCGGGTCAGTCCGCATCTTTAGTAATTAGTAACTAG
- a CDS encoding HlyC/CorC family transporter, protein MAWNIALTLFFVFLNGFFVAAEFAIVKVRASQIELKAREGNFLAGIAKHILEHLDSYLSASQLGITLASLGLGWIGESVVSTIVSDAAHMMGINIDAAVLHTISVVIAFAIITVLHIVVGEQAPKTYAIRRSESVTLAVAIPMRVFFIVFRPVIFVLNWMSNAMLSMVGIEPATEHDVHSPEELRYLIAESSKQGALEFSERELIENVFEFTETTADQVMVPRSKIVALDSTLPVDALLDRVMNEGYSRLPVYRGSIDNIVGIVYAKDLLTLMHHKDLIILQDILHAPYVVQEDVKIKRLLRDMQRDKVHMAVVIDEFGGTAGMLTLEDIIEELVGSIQDEYDDEAPLVERHTSGSYELDAAIHIDEANDMLPIALPESDDYETLGGLINVQAGRIPNVGDVVMLDDYVCTILESSPRRVERVRLVARSVAS, encoded by the coding sequence ATGGCTTGGAATATTGCGCTGACGCTGTTTTTTGTGTTTCTCAACGGATTCTTCGTTGCGGCTGAGTTCGCTATCGTTAAGGTCCGCGCGTCGCAGATCGAACTCAAGGCTCGCGAAGGAAACTTCCTTGCCGGTATCGCCAAACATATCCTTGAGCATCTCGATTCCTACCTGAGTGCCTCACAGCTTGGGATCACGCTCGCCTCGCTTGGACTTGGCTGGATAGGAGAGAGCGTCGTGTCCACCATCGTAAGCGACGCTGCTCACATGATGGGCATCAACATCGATGCAGCCGTCCTTCACACGATCTCTGTTGTGATCGCCTTTGCCATCATCACGGTCTTGCACATCGTTGTTGGCGAACAAGCTCCGAAGACGTACGCTATTCGTCGGTCCGAATCTGTAACGCTTGCCGTTGCAATTCCGATGCGCGTGTTCTTCATCGTGTTCCGTCCGGTGATCTTCGTCCTCAACTGGATGTCGAACGCCATGCTGAGCATGGTCGGCATCGAACCCGCAACGGAGCACGACGTACATTCTCCTGAAGAGCTCCGCTACCTGATCGCAGAAAGTTCTAAGCAGGGGGCTTTGGAGTTCTCTGAACGTGAGTTGATCGAGAACGTCTTTGAATTCACGGAAACCACGGCCGACCAGGTGATGGTGCCACGGTCGAAGATCGTTGCCCTCGATAGTACGCTGCCTGTGGATGCATTGCTCGACCGTGTGATGAATGAAGGCTATTCGAGATTGCCGGTCTACCGTGGTTCCATCGACAACATCGTTGGGATCGTCTATGCAAAGGACCTTCTCACACTGATGCATCACAAGGACCTCATCATCCTGCAGGATATTCTGCATGCCCCCTACGTGGTTCAAGAAGATGTGAAGATAAAACGCCTTCTTCGTGATATGCAGCGCGATAAGGTTCACATGGCCGTGGTGATCGATGAGTTCGGCGGTACGGCAGGTATGCTTACGCTAGAAGACATCATCGAAGAACTCGTTGGAAGTATTCAAGATGAGTATGACGACGAAGCACCACTTGTAGAGCGGCACACGTCCGGCTCCTATGAGCTTGATGCGGCCATTCATATCGACGAAGCAAACGACATGTTGCCCATTGCGCTTCCTGAGAGCGATGACTATGAAACGCTTGGCGGACTGATCAACGTGCAGGCCGGACGTATTCCGAACGTAGGGGATGTGGTGATGTTGGACGACTATGTCTGTACGATCCTCGAGAGCTCGCCCCGTCGAGTTGAGCGCGTGAGACTCGTAGCAAGGTCTGTTGCATCATGA
- a CDS encoding GNAT family N-acetyltransferase, which produces MDLQPDLASERIRLRPLRHDDLEALYAVASDPLIWEQHPNRDRYKRDVFEKFFQGAMDSRGAFAVINAVTQEVIGSTRFYGLDTVTDHVFIGYTFLARRYWGGSYNHEMKKLMIDHAFQYVNRVLFQIGASNIRSQTAVQRIGATFVRREDLLEPDGSRVEHLVFEIHR; this is translated from the coding sequence ATGGATCTACAACCCGATCTTGCTTCTGAACGAATTCGCCTCAGACCGTTGCGACATGATGATCTGGAGGCATTATACGCTGTGGCTTCAGACCCGTTGATCTGGGAGCAACATCCCAATCGCGATAGATACAAACGCGATGTGTTTGAAAAGTTCTTTCAGGGGGCGATGGATTCGCGTGGAGCATTTGCCGTGATCAACGCAGTGACACAAGAAGTCATTGGATCAACGCGGTTCTATGGTCTGGACACAGTCACCGACCACGTCTTTATCGGTTACACATTTCTTGCGCGACGTTACTGGGGCGGATCATACAATCATGAGATGAAGAAACTCATGATCGACCACGCCTTTCAATATGTGAATCGTGTGCTCTTCCAGATCGGCGCTAGTAATATCCGGTCACAAACGGCCGTGCAAAGGATAGGGGCAACGTTCGTTCGAAGGGAAGACCTGTTAGAGCCAGATGGCTCACGAGTGGAACATCTGGTCTTTGAGATCCATCGATAG